A DNA window from Naumovozyma dairenensis CBS 421 chromosome 10, complete genome contains the following coding sequences:
- the NDAI0J00450 gene encoding uncharacterized protein, with protein MTQLVETQLILVDRIPRNNEIKRIFLVDRYYPETTDRYGQIKHWTINEDVPILSQDFIDIFIFYQHFVLVLGTSSRYHHFITQIFKQTFVSSHTRNLVIILKYILNNNEVKCLTLLRKRAPSPLPITLPECETHIKIYVDIRHNLRELNQKFRIS; from the coding sequence ATGACCCAGCTTGTAGAAACTCAGCTAATTCTAGTCGATAGAATTCCAcgtaataatgaaattaaacGGATTTTCCTAGTCGATAGGTATTATCCTGAAACTACAGATCGTTACGGACAAATTAAACACTGGACAATCAATGAAGACGTACCTATACTTTCCCAAGACtttattgatatatttatattttatcaaCACTTCGTGTTAGTTTTAGGTACGTCTTCACGCTACCATCACTTCATAACCCAAATATTCAAGCAGACTTTTGTGAGCAGCCATACCAGAAACCTGGTCATTATATTGAAATAcatattgaataataatgaagtcAAGTGTCTAACCCTTCTCAGAAAACGTGCACCTTCACCACTTCCAATTACTCTACCTGAATGTGAAACCCACATAAAAATCTACGTGGACATCAGGCATAATCTAAGGGAGCTTAACCAAAAATTCAGGATAAGTTAG
- the YAT2 gene encoding carnitine O-acetyltransferase YAT2 (similar to Saccharomyces cerevisiae YAT2 (YER024W); ancestral locus Anc_7.510) → MTSSTSETPTPHTFQYENSLPNLPLPELDATLESLKKSLEPLYYADGYYKHPLDPIQIEQLTSSLNAFVSSDAASKLQSKLKSYYENNDCYLDKLHLDINNHTSTTEINDDILPRNPFLVLADDAIPDISQADRSAVLVHSALRFISALKQNVLSPDFNSRNGNPLSMAPYNNLFGTTRCPVFQQGEVENFDLNKPYTASDLEEEEEEEEDDDDDDKESSSDDNDAKPSLSKSSNSTTETEGEEDENDIFSRHGITIERDTESKHILIISKGQYYIVTVLDHENKNIYSTKQLTKLFNHILFDSHESYSFKKSTALGSLTSHSFRNWKYARKRLQKRYPQELALIDSALFVLVLDESVAVKDEDDNKRLFYGTSIINERGHQVGSCVSRWYDKLQLVVTADSKAAIIWDSFTCDGSVVLRFISETYTESVLRLAREVNAGDPQFSLWSALKSSEVAMEASKFDPINIVQKIDWSFSNILNTHVHLSETKLADLISKYDIVHSSIPIGRRSAQRLGIKPDSMVQIALQVAHYALYGKMVFGFEPISTRAFKNSRSTFVNIQNQDLLELCQMFISTSTDNQTKLEKFIQTCQKHNENIKLAKKGHTFEKHFNALKYLYKFHNHFGIEFTEEDKKLANDVFENPLIAPFSQPELIIANCGNAATITFGITPAVPQGFGVGYIIKDDQCDLTITSQFRQGKRLIYMLRYVLNEFKSYWRLIRETSRNKNGIKISPSVDRLYKLDNALNGTPLSSHTPVNKRSSRNLPNTAFFDLDPHMGGGGGGNGSNSGSRSVSSTPSLSNIASRLAEITKANDPNGTHSSEALSVPTVKEKLNIGHQIFQIHPHHSLDDSSEGEFSSSTPSISRSPSVASSRPESRKQNVINSKFDIDFDRGRVGRKVATFE, encoded by the coding sequence ATGACTAGCTCAACAAGTGAGACCCCAACACCACATACATTCCAATACGAAAACTCTTTACCAAACTTACCGCTACCTGAATTGGATGCTACTTTGGAAAGTTTGAAGAAAAGTCTAGAACCATTATATTATGCGGATGGGTACTATAAACATCCATTAGATCCGATTcaaattgaacaattgaCTTCCTCTTTAAATGCATTCGTTTCATCTGATGCAGCTTCCAAATTACaatcaaaattgaaatcatattatgaaaataatgattgtTATTTAGATAAGTTGCATCtagatattaataatcaTACCTCCACCACAGAAATCAATGACGATATCTTACCAAGAAATCCATTCTTAGTTCTAGCAGATGATGCTATACCTGATATCTCACAAGCAGATAGATCTGCTGTATTGGTTCATTCTGCTTTACGATTCATTTCCGCTTTGAAACAAAACGTACTATCACCTGATTTTAACTCAAGAAATGGGAACCCTCTATCCATGGCTCCTTATAATAATCTATTCGGTACCACTAGATGCCCCGTTTTCCAACAAGGTGAAGTGGAAAATTTCGATCTAAATAAACCTTATACTGCCTCAGAtcttgaagaagaagaagaagaagaagaagacgatgatgatgatgataaagaatcATCCTcagatgataatgatgctAAACCTTCGTTAAGTAAAAGCTCAAACTCCACCACAGAAACAGAAGGagaggaagatgaaaatgatatatttagCCGCCATGGTATTACAATTGAACGCGATACAGAATCAAAACATATCCTTATCATATCTAAGGGCCAATATTACATAGTCACAGTGTTGGAtcatgaaaataaaaatatttattccACTAAACAATTAACAAAACTGTTCAACCATATCTTATTTGACTCTCATGAATCATACTCATTCAAGAAATCTACCGCATTGGGCAGTTTGACTTCTCATTCATTTagaaattggaaatatGCTAGAAAGAGATTACAAAAAAGATATCCTCAAGAATTAGCATTAATCGATTCTGCACTTTTCGTACTCGTCCTCGATGAATCCGTAGCTGtcaaagatgaagatgataacAAGAGATTATTTTATGGGACATCCATAATCAATGAAAGAGGTCATCAAGTAGGTTCATGTGTCTCAAGATGGTATGACAAATTACAATTAGTCGTCACTGCTGATTCTAAAGCTGCTATCATTTGGGATTCATTTACTTGTGATGGATCTGTAGTCCTTAGATTCATTTCAGAAACTTATACAGAATCCGTTCTAAGATTAGCAAGAGAAGTTAACGCTGGTGATCCACAATTTTCATTATGGTCGGCTTTAAAATCTTCAGAAGTAGCTATGGAAGCAAGTAAATTTGATCCGATCAATATCGTACAAAAGATCGATTGGTCATTTAGTAATATCTTGAATACTCATGTTCATTTATCTGAAACAAAATTAGCTGATTTAATATCGAAATATGACATTGTACATTCTTCCATCCCAATTGGTCGTAGATCTGCTCAAAGATTAGGTATTAAACCAGATTCAATGGTTCAAATTGCATTACAAGTGGCTCATTACGCTCTGTATGGGAAGATGGTATTCGGATTTGAACCAATTTCAACAAGAgctttcaaaaattcaagatcaACTTTTGTTAATATACAAAATcaagatttattagaattatGTCAAATGTTTATTTCCACATCAACTGATAATCAAacaaaattggaaaaattcattcaaaCTTGTCAAAAacataatgaaaatattaaattagcAAAAAAGGGTCatacttttgaaaaacattttaatgctttgaaatatctttatAAATTCCATAACCATTTTGGTATAGAATttactgaagaagataaaaaattagCTAATGACGTTTTCGAAAACCCATTAATTGCTCCATTTTCACAACCTGAATTAATTATTGCTAATTGTGGGAATGCAGCCACGATAACTTTTGGTATTACCCCCGCTGTTCCACAAGGGTTTGGTGTTGGTTACATAATTAAAGATGATCAATGTGATTTAACTATCACATCTCAATTTAGACAAGGTAAAAGATTAATCTATATGTTACGTTATGTCttaaatgaattcaaatcataCTGGAGATTAATTCGTGAAActtcaagaaataaaaatggtaTTAAGATATCTCCCTCTGTGGatagattatataaattGGATAATGCTCTAAATGGTACTCCCTTATCATCACATACCCCAGTTAATAAACGTTCCAGTAGAAACTTACCAAATACAGCATTCTTTGATTTAGATCCTCATATgggtggtggtggtggtggtaaCGGTAGTAATAGTGGAAGCAGAAGTGTCTCTTCAACCCCATCCTTAAGTAATATTGCGTCAAGGTTAGCTGAAATTACTAAAGCAAATGATCCAAATGGTACTCATTCAAGTGAAGCATTATCTGTCCCAACAGTTAAGgagaaattaaatattggtcatcaaattttccaaattcaCCCTCATCATTCATTAGATGATTCCTCAGAGGGAGAATTCTCTTCCTCTACCCCTTCAATTTCAAGATCTCCTTCTGTAGCAAGTTCAAGACCAGaatcaagaaaacaaaacgttataaattccaaattcgatattgattttgatcGTGGTCGTGTTGGTAGAAAAGTAGCTACTTTTGAATAA
- the NDAI0J00470 gene encoding carboxymuconolactone decarboxylase family protein (similar to Saccharomyces cerevisiae YJR111C; ancestral locus Anc_7.490) — protein MVLTKLRLIEIVNSYDTRLKHIWYLVVIATFCSSNQPNDIAIIYLYVMLRCLPQYQDMDVNELSDCVFQLFDRIDTENRLEEINRYFDINKNNFDNSTIDTLRTITDKFKETLLKCSAICGLPKCINGLTVLKSVTPTIVLDNIDIVDPYSPVNDRDSLFARSSLLKRGKSADVLENDDINNGIDHWNLIYNKVSSRVANNLNQSYPDLWYFIIKDIYGSLLSNNEVLNNKETSIIVISSLIPQDVNAQLKGHLRGALNVGCTIEIIKSVRELSILCCKWCNINWQTEISKL, from the coding sequence ATGGTTTTGACAAAATTAAGGTTAATCGAGATAGTGAATAGTTATGATACAAGATTGAAGCATATATGGTATCTAGTAGTTATTGCTACATTCTGTTCTAGTAATCAACCTAATGATATTGCAATCATTTATCTATACGTTATGTTAAGATGTTTGCCTCAATATCAAGACATGGATGTAAATGAGTTGAGTGATTGTGTATTCCAATTATTTGACCGAATTGATACGGAAAATAGGTTGGAAGAGATAAACCgatattttgatataaataagaataattttgataattctACCATAGATACCTTACGAACTATAACTGATAAGTTTAAAGAaacattattgaaatgTAGTGCTATTTGTGGATTACCCAAATGTATTAATGGATTGACTGTATTAAAAAGTGTAACACCAACAATTGTACTAGATAATATTGACATCGTTGATCCATATAGTCCGGTTAATGATAGagattcattatttgcGCGTTCTTCGTTATTGAAAAGAGGCAAAAGTGCTGATGTGttggaaaatgatgatattaataatggtatTGATCATTGGAATTTAATCTATAATAAAGTTTCAAGTCGAGTtgctaataatttaaatcaaaGTTATCCAGATTTATGgtatttcatcattaaagatatttatggatcattattatcaaacaATGAGGtgttaaataataaagaaacaagtATAATTGTTATTAGTTCATTAATTCCACAAGATGTAAATGCCCAATTAAAAGGACATTTAAGAGGAGCCCTCAATGTTGGATGTACTATTGAAATAATTAAGTCAGTTCGTGAACTTTCAATCTTATGTTGTAAATGGTGTAATATAAATTGGCAAACAGAAATCAGTAAGctatga
- the MOH1 gene encoding Moh1p (similar to Saccharomyces cerevisiae MOH1 (YBL049W); ancestral locus Anc_7.492), with protein sequence MGIYSPKYIEQTSNRFNNIPSFDFNLQQDFFSRNSNSTNTNGSRRNNATTTTNKVMKSQVYLYYYYYYHHIHQNRNNNNNNINEDFDIKMTEKKPGITYACKHCKMHLSSSNEIMSKDYRGRLGNAYLINKVINIIEGTIRTKPMATGIYKICDIECQMCQKVLGWKYLKSDSKDQKFKENKYLLELETISKYA encoded by the coding sequence ATGGGAATATATTCtccaaaatatatagaacAAACATCAAATAGGTTCAATAACATCCCatcatttgatttcaaCCTTCAACAAGACTtcttttcaagaaatagtaatagtacAAATACCAACGgatcaagaagaaacaatGCTACCACTACTACAAATAAAGTTATGAAAAGTCAAGTTTATCTctactactattattattatcatcatattcatcaaaatagaaataataataataacaatatcaatGAGGATTTCGATATCAAAATGACCGAGAAAAAACCTGGTATCACCTACGCATGTAAACATTGTAAGATGcatttatcatcatcaaatgaaattatgTCAAAAGATTATAGAGGAAGATTAGGTAACGCTTATTTGATTAATAAAGTTATAAATATCATTGAAGGGACCATTAGAACAAAACCAATGGCAACGGGGATTTATAAAATTTGTGATATTGAATGTCAAATGTGTCAAAAAGTTCTAGGttggaaatatttgaaaagtgATTCAAAGGatcaaaaatttaaagaaaataaatatcttTTGGAATTAGAAACTATTAGTAAATATGCTTGA
- the GPA2 gene encoding guanine nucleotide-binding protein subunit alpha (similar to Saccharomyces cerevisiae GPA2 (YER020W); ancestral locus Anc_7.496), whose amino-acid sequence MGLCGSKEDVTNNQQQQNATNSKKPNAIPNQKQRQRQTHIKDTTINTIANNSQKNNNNNNNNNNKVATVAGPPTTTKLVTKITKKSPSQIEQENKIEKSKINSYKKNASSSSSSSSDKETKVLLLGAGESGKSTILQQLKILHGSGFSHDELLEFIPIIYNNLLEIGNDLIIAREKFNIPIESSSSSSVTLIDIEKFKEFALEPDNGTDEDEDEDDDDENDDEDEDKNDKHTKEEEDNIEIRSNSNDDDDDDNNNNNDPKKQKTRIKMISEFPMEIANFLKALWNLKTTQDLIKSNHRSDFYLMDSGQYFMKNLDRIVQPGYIPNVQDILRSRHKTSGIFDLRINMTSNLKLHLFDVGGQRSERKKWIHCFDNVTLIIYCISLSEYDQFLIEDSSQNRFQESLILFENIINSRWFARTSVILFLNKIDLFAEKLKKIPLETYFPDYTGGQDINKATKYILWRFMQLNRANLTIYPHVTQATDTSNVKLVFAAIKETILENSLKDTGVL is encoded by the coding sequence ATGGGACTCTGTGGTTCGAAGGAAGACGTAACAAAcaaccaacaacaacaaaatgcAACCAATTCAAAGAAACCAAATGCAATACCCAATCAGAAACAAAGGCAAAGACAAACGCATATTAAAGATACCACTATTAATACTATAGCCAACAACTCCcaaaagaacaacaacaacaacaacaacaacaacaacaaagtTGCTACAGTGGCAGGCccaccaacaacaacaaaactAGTAACGAAAATCACTAAAAAATCACCATCACAAatagaacaagaaaacaaaattgaaaaatcaaaaataaattcatataaaaaaaatgcatcatcatcatcatcatcatcatcagataaagaaacaaaagtATTACTATTAGGAGCTGGTGAAAGTGGGAAATCTACCATATtacaacaattgaaaatattacatGGTAGTGGTTTTTCTcatgatgaattattggAATTTATCCCCATAATCTATAATAACTTATTGGAAATTGGGAATGATTTGATTATCGCtagagaaaaatttaatattcctattgaatcatcatcatcatcatccgTGACTCTTATAGATatagaaaaatttaaagaatttgcCTTGGAGCCTGATAATGGGACTgatgaagacgaagatgaagatgatgacgacGAGAACGACGACGAGGACGAGGACAAGAACGACAAACatacaaaagaagaagaagacaaTATCGAAATTAGaagtaatagtaatgatgatgatgatgatgataataataataataatgaccCGAAAAAGCAAAAGACtagaataaaaatgatcTCAGAATTCCCTATGGAAATTgcaaattttttgaaagcATTATGGAATTTAAAAACAACTCaagatttaattaaaaGTAATCATAGATCAGATTTCTATCTAATGGACTCTGGTCAATATTtcatgaaaaatttggataGAATTGTTCAACCTGGTTATATACCAAACGTACAAGATATCTTACGTTCAAGACATAAAACATCGGGGATTTTCGATTTAAGAATAAATATGAcatcaaatttaaaattacaTTTATTCGATGTCGGGGGACAAAGATCTGAACGGAAAAAATGGATTCATTGTTTTGATAACGTCActttgataatatattgtatatcattatcagaatatgatcaatttttaattgaagaTTCTTCACAAAATAGATTTCaagaatcattaatattatttgaaaatattattaattcaaGGTGGTTTGCAAGAACATCAGTGATTTTATtcttaaataaaattgatcttttcgctgaaaaattgaaaaaaataccaTTAGAAACTTATTTCCCAGATTATACAGGTGGAcaagatattaataaagcAACAAAATATATCCTATGGAGATTTATGCAATTGAATAGAGCAAATTTAACTATTTATCCTCATGTGACACAAGCAACTGATACTTCCAATGTTAAACTGGTTTTTGCTGCAATTAAGGAAAcaatattggaaaatagTTTGAAAGATACAGGCGtgttgtaa
- the SRB4 gene encoding Srb4p (similar to Saccharomyces cerevisiae SRB4 (YER022W); ancestral locus Anc_7.503), with protein MDDQQNADQKMGINLALDPNLINLTLYNHPTATPLSGSNTSTTEPTTAPATTTTVTDANALASSTIVNNGQSMVKNPYEVYGQMPLSQLIPLILQERGQGFKFVDLSEELLAQEIANDKQRTQLSNTNPQDEHTNDNVNNTEVQPQEQQQEEESNNPDLMDIDMENEPEQQSQLPLNDTSLNTISKENQNENSATEAVGATQNPTLTIPETSLTQEQFIKIRKEMVDNINIAMNETSLSLDFVSLLLSSVRENNANSSMSTFLKKNVPTGTLNSDKVPHVPKQKDELTQLEISNRGWKLKSLNDSRLILKENYNKLNNSLTIEHSFWKKLSNHINSNDIIFKLRDKSTGQRSLGIKYGYEDSGSTYKMDRGVAILRTNPTTGKLELKPFSTSKNTKMSSSSSSSNDTIKGLEKFIRIRIFTKIESEDDYILSGESFSDIESRSGNKNANDYSNNDDSISDEDEDIRAQIENLKKFIIEKELMYQLKKECSHLLSYGVTVENENRIVIELPNEKFEIELLSFDDNSLTNHDRDAPKINDKRANLILITLRMLLVVMFKKNLRNKLLSSKVNKSLNIEKEILLIRPILGSIRHSNYKMLLKKIMKSYVLDIVPESTLEESTLPSSTEHIQDHGNTHQMDRHIVKLTKDITAFDHILNIAKTLFQISLPNKGRITIILESTNYCNAVVNIKYVSQDNTTTFDSNFAEFKEVEEFLHFIISEYVKERN; from the coding sequence ATGGACGACCAACAAAATGCTGACCAAAAAATGGGGATCAATCTTGCATTGGATCCAAATCTAATAAACTTAACATTATATAACCATCCAACGGCAACGCCTCTTAGTGGTTCAAATACTTCAACTACAGAACCCACCACTGCTCCTGCTACCACTACAACCGTTACAGATGCGAATGCTCTTGCGTCAAGTACAATCGTCAATAATGGTCAATCCATGGTTAAGAATCCATATGAAGTTTATGGACAAATGCCATTATCACAACTAATACCTTTAATATTACAAGAAAGGGGACAAGGTTTTAAATTCGTTGATCTTTCTGAAGAATTGCTAGCTCAAGAAATTGCTAATGATAAACAACGAACACAACTGAGTAATACCAACCCTCAAGATGAGCATACCAATGATAATGTAAATAATACCGAAGTACAAccacaagaacaacaacaagaagaagaatccaACAATCCTGATTTAATGGATATTGATATGGAAAATGAACCAGAACAACAATCCCAATTACCCCTTAATGATACCTCTTTGAATACAATATCGAAGGAAaatcaaaatgaaaatagtGCAACAGAAGCCGTCGGTGCAACGCAAAATCCAACCCTTACAATCCCAGAAACCTCTTTAACCCAAGAACAGTTCATAAAGATCAGAAAAGAAATGGTagataatatcaatatagcaatgaatgaaacatcattatcattggATTTTGTTTCCTTATTGTTATCCTCAGTTAGAGAAAATAATGCAAATTCTTCCATGTCCActtttttgaagaaaaatgttcCAACCGGGACTTTAAATAGTGATAAAGTACCACATGTTCCTAAGcaaaaagatgaattaacTCAATTGGAAATCTCAAACAGAGGTTGGAAATTAAAATCTCTAAACGATTCAAGATTAAttttaaaggaaaattataataaattgaataactCTTTAACCATTGAACAttcattttggaaaaaattatcaaatcacattaatagtaatgatatcatttttaaattaaGAGATAAATCTACGGGACAAAGATCACTAGGTATCAAATATGGCTATGAAGATTCAGGTTCCACATATAAAATGGATAGAGGTGTTGCAATCTTGAGAACCAATCCAACTACAGGTAAATTAGAATTGAAACCATTTTCAACTAGTAAGAATACTAAAatgtcttcttcttcttcttcctcaaACGACACTATTAAAGGTctagaaaaatttatcagaattagaatttttACAAAGATTGAATCAGAGGACGATTATATTTTAAGCGGTGAATCATTCAGTGATATCGAAAGTCGGAGTGGCAATAAAAATGCTAACGATtatagtaataatgatgattctaTCTCAGATGAGGATGAAGATATTAGGGcacaaattgaaaatttaaagaaattcatCATTGAGAAGGAGTTAATGtatcaattaaagaagGAATGTTCGcatttattatcatatgGTGTCACTGTTGAGAATGAAAACAGGATTGTCATTGAACTGCCCAATGAAAAATTCGAAATCGAgttattatcttttgatgataattctCTAACAAATCATGACCGTGATGCTCCAaaaatcaatgataaaagagctaatttaatattaattacCCTACGAATGTTATTAGTTGTGATGTTTAAGAAGAATCTAAGAAATAAACTTCTTTCTTCGAAAGTAAACaaatctttgaatattgaaaaggaaatattattaataagGCCGATCTTAGGAAGTATTAGACATTCTAATTATAAAATGTTACTtaagaagataatgaaaagtTATGTATTAGATATTGTCCCAGAATCTACTCTAGAAGAAAGTACATTGCCATCAAGCACCGAGCATATTCAAGACCATGGGAATACCCATCAAATGGATAGACATATTGTTAAATTGACGAAAGATATTACTGCGTTTGATCACATACTTAATATTGCGAAAACATTGTTCCAAATCTCTCTGCCGAATAAGGGAAGAATAACAATTATACTAGAAAGTACGAATTATTGTAATGCCGTTGTTAACATAAAGTATGTCTCACAGGATAATACCACTACCTTTGATTCAAACTTTGCAGAATTTAAAGAAGTGGAAGAGTTCTTGCATTTCATAATATCTGAATATGTAAAAGAAAGGAATTGA